One genomic region from Nitrospira sp. encodes:
- a CDS encoding alpha/beta fold hydrolase, translating to MWAPQVATLSSHFRTITLDFRGHGESDAPLWSFSLNHYADDVAALLDHLAVPQAILVGLSMGGYVSLAFSRQHRHRLLALVLADTRAQADSPEGRTGRFHLAQTAYGKGAGAVADIMLPKLLGATSLQHKPDLVEYIRQTIQQTPVSGIVVDLMAMADRLDSVAQLQAITCPTLVVVGQEDFTTPHADAELMAREIPGARLAVIPAAGHVSNREQPEVFNEVLRGFVEGLQKSHEA from the coding sequence ATGTGGGCGCCACAAGTGGCGACACTCTCGTCGCATTTCAGAACCATCACGCTCGATTTCCGTGGCCACGGCGAGTCGGATGCGCCGCTCTGGTCGTTTTCCCTCAACCACTATGCCGATGACGTGGCTGCCCTCCTCGATCACCTGGCCGTTCCTCAAGCCATTCTGGTGGGACTCTCCATGGGAGGGTATGTCAGCCTCGCGTTCTCTAGACAACACCGCCATCGCCTCCTGGCCTTGGTATTGGCGGATACCCGAGCCCAAGCGGATAGTCCAGAGGGTCGCACTGGACGTTTCCATCTCGCTCAGACTGCCTACGGGAAAGGGGCCGGCGCCGTGGCGGACATCATGCTGCCGAAACTGCTCGGCGCAACATCGCTTCAGCACAAGCCCGACTTGGTGGAGTACATTCGCCAAACGATCCAGCAGACACCGGTGAGCGGCATCGTGGTCGACCTGATGGCCATGGCAGACCGTCTCGACTCGGTGGCACAGCTCCAGGCCATCACCTGCCCGACGCTCGTGGTGGTCGGCCAAGAAGACTTCACCACCCCCCATGCCGATGCGGAGTTGATGGCGCGCGAAATCCCCGGTGCCCGGCTAGCCGTCATACCAGCCGCCGGACACGTGAGTAATCGCGAACAACCTGAGGTCTTTAACGAAGTGCTGCGGGGGTTCGTCGAGGGTCTACAGAAATCACACGAAGCATGA
- the folE gene encoding GTP cyclohydrolase I FolE, with protein MAKVVSGSRARRSKVADEAASQDPIEGLMTQLLVEVGEDPDRNGLLNTPKRVAKAMRFMTQGYRQDIDHLLNGALFPIEYDEMVIVKDIDFFSMCEHHLLPFFGKCHVGYLPNKKVVGLSKIPRVVDAFSRRLQVQERLTVQIAETLKRKLNAHGVAVVMEARHLCMMMRGVEKQNTVAVSSSMLGVFRTQQQTREEFLKLIRGSSVRDGN; from the coding sequence ATGGCTAAAGTGGTTTCCGGGTCCCGCGCCAGGCGGTCGAAGGTGGCCGATGAGGCGGCCAGTCAGGATCCGATCGAAGGGCTGATGACGCAACTCCTCGTAGAGGTGGGGGAAGATCCCGACCGCAACGGACTGCTGAATACGCCGAAGCGCGTCGCCAAGGCCATGCGCTTTATGACGCAGGGATACCGCCAGGATATCGATCATTTGCTCAATGGCGCGCTCTTCCCCATCGAGTACGATGAGATGGTGATTGTCAAAGATATCGATTTCTTCAGCATGTGCGAACATCACCTGCTCCCGTTCTTCGGCAAGTGTCATGTGGGCTATCTGCCGAACAAGAAAGTCGTAGGCCTCAGCAAGATTCCGCGAGTCGTCGATGCATTTAGCCGGCGCTTGCAGGTGCAGGAACGCTTGACCGTGCAGATCGCTGAAACGCTCAAGAGGAAGTTGAATGCGCATGGCGTGGCGGTAGTCATGGAGGCCCGGCACCTCTGCATGATGATGCGAGGCGTGGAGAAGCAGAATACCGTGGCGGTCAGCAGTTCGATGCTAGGCGTCTTTCGGACTCAACAGCAGACGCGGGAAGAGTTCTTGAAGTTGATTCGCGGCAGTAGTGTGAGAGACGGAAACTAG
- a CDS encoding 6-carboxytetrahydropterin synthase yields the protein MSQATVTRRYRFCAAHRLHTDQLSVEENRTIFGKCNNPNGHGHNYVVFVSVRGDIDPRTHQVLDVSKLDAVVERIVVQRFDHQDLNLDSGFTSQTTTGENLVLLIWDLLVNEVPSGRLVKVGVIETRDNYFEYSGSAEHARAEDGVRHG from the coding sequence ATGTCACAGGCCACCGTCACGCGGCGGTATCGGTTTTGCGCCGCCCATCGTCTGCATACCGATCAATTGTCGGTGGAAGAAAACCGGACCATCTTCGGCAAGTGCAACAATCCCAACGGGCACGGTCATAACTACGTGGTCTTCGTCTCCGTCCGGGGCGACATTGATCCACGCACCCACCAGGTGTTGGATGTGTCGAAGCTGGATGCCGTGGTTGAACGGATCGTCGTGCAGCGTTTCGACCATCAGGACTTAAACCTTGATTCAGGGTTTACCAGCCAGACTACGACCGGCGAAAATCTGGTGCTGTTGATCTGGGATCTGCTCGTGAACGAGGTTCCGTCGGGGCGGCTTGTCAAGGTGGGTGTGATCGAGACGCGAGACAACTACTTCGAATATTCCGGGTCCGCAGAACATGCGCGGGCAGAAGATGGAGTGAGGCATGGCTAA
- the erpA gene encoding iron-sulfur cluster insertion protein ErpA translates to MVTITQLAEQKIKELMTEEKDVVGLRIYVRGGGCHGYQYGMAFESKMADDDTVIEKGDVKVIMDSQSAPLLQGAEVDYVDSLQGSGFSIKNPQAKTTCGCGSSFSA, encoded by the coding sequence ATGGTAACGATTACGCAATTGGCCGAGCAGAAGATAAAAGAACTCATGACCGAAGAAAAAGATGTCGTCGGGCTGCGGATTTATGTCCGTGGCGGAGGCTGTCACGGATATCAGTACGGGATGGCTTTCGAGTCGAAAATGGCCGACGACGATACGGTCATTGAGAAGGGTGACGTGAAGGTCATCATGGATTCCCAGAGCGCACCGCTGCTGCAGGGGGCGGAAGTGGATTATGTCGATAGCTTGCAGGGATCGGGATTTTCCATCAAGAATCCCCAAGCGAAGACCACCTGTGGGTGTGGCAGCTCCTTCAGTGCGTAA
- a CDS encoding (2Fe-2S)-binding protein: MPHVSFLHSQGRSGKVDANLTLLEAAKALGFQLNHDCGGNASCTTCRVEVQTGGNNLSEIDFDEQDLLDREALSEPWHRLGCQARVLGDVVVRVPETKWAQATTGSPNQVEKKGGGLP, from the coding sequence ATGCCGCATGTGAGTTTTCTTCATTCCCAGGGACGAAGCGGGAAGGTCGACGCGAATCTCACGTTGTTGGAGGCGGCCAAGGCTCTCGGCTTCCAACTGAATCACGATTGCGGCGGCAATGCATCGTGTACGACATGCCGAGTTGAGGTCCAGACAGGCGGGAATAATCTGTCCGAGATCGACTTTGACGAACAGGATTTATTGGACCGGGAAGCCTTGTCCGAACCGTGGCATCGGCTTGGGTGCCAGGCACGGGTGCTGGGTGACGTCGTGGTCAGGGTTCCCGAGACCAAATGGGCGCAAGCGACGACCGGTTCCCCGAATCAGGTTGAGAAAAAAGGGGGCGGGCTTCCGTAA
- the nuoF gene encoding NADH-quinone oxidoreductase subunit NuoF, whose amino-acid sequence MTLPQPRVLQKLDGAPWEIDPYLKTGGYDAWRKCLKDLTPADVVGEIKKAGLRGRGGAGFPTGIKWDKVLNHRVQERYFVCNAGEHEPGTFKDRHLLKHIPHQLIEGCLIASRTVNAKASYIYVNHEYEEEEANLRKAIAQARERGLLGKNILGTGVDLDLEVFSGHGSYVAGEETAMLESMQGRPAMPRQKPPFYPTDFGLYGKPTLVNNVETLCNIPQILKNGAAWFTQVGTEKCPGTMLFSLSGSVNRPGVYEMPMGITIRDLIETCGGGVPNGRKIKAVFPGGPAFSMVTADQLDLPMDFDSLKKAGTGLGSAGTIVIDDATCMVAATLKYSNFFKGESCGQCPPCRMGTINLATLVEKIERGEGSRKDLDSLLQLCGFVKGTGYCTLITGAAVLVQSSLRLFQHEFEEHIRQQRCPYQPARTGAGANS is encoded by the coding sequence GTGACCCTACCTCAACCACGGGTATTGCAGAAACTTGACGGGGCGCCTTGGGAAATCGATCCCTACCTCAAGACCGGCGGCTACGACGCCTGGCGAAAGTGTTTGAAGGACCTCACGCCGGCTGACGTCGTTGGAGAAATCAAAAAAGCCGGTCTGCGTGGACGGGGCGGAGCCGGTTTCCCAACCGGGATCAAGTGGGACAAGGTGCTGAACCATCGGGTGCAGGAACGGTACTTTGTCTGCAATGCCGGTGAGCATGAGCCGGGGACCTTCAAAGACCGTCATCTCCTCAAGCATATCCCGCATCAATTGATCGAGGGTTGCCTGATCGCGTCGCGAACCGTCAACGCCAAGGCGTCCTATATCTATGTGAATCATGAATATGAGGAAGAAGAAGCGAATCTGAGGAAAGCGATTGCTCAGGCGCGTGAGCGCGGCCTGCTGGGGAAGAATATTCTCGGCACGGGTGTTGATCTGGATTTGGAGGTGTTTTCCGGTCACGGCAGTTACGTGGCGGGCGAAGAGACGGCTATGTTGGAGTCGATGCAGGGGCGTCCGGCGATGCCTCGGCAGAAGCCTCCGTTCTACCCGACGGATTTCGGCCTCTACGGGAAACCGACGTTGGTCAACAACGTTGAAACCTTGTGCAACATTCCACAGATTTTGAAGAACGGGGCTGCTTGGTTCACGCAGGTTGGGACCGAGAAGTGCCCGGGGACGATGCTCTTCTCGCTCAGCGGTTCGGTCAATCGGCCTGGCGTGTACGAAATGCCGATGGGCATCACGATTCGGGATCTGATCGAGACCTGCGGCGGAGGCGTTCCGAATGGACGTAAGATCAAAGCGGTGTTTCCCGGTGGCCCGGCGTTCTCGATGGTGACGGCCGACCAGCTGGATTTGCCGATGGATTTCGATTCGCTCAAGAAGGCCGGGACCGGGCTTGGTTCGGCCGGGACCATTGTGATTGACGATGCCACCTGCATGGTGGCGGCAACCCTGAAGTATTCCAATTTCTTCAAGGGTGAAAGTTGCGGACAATGTCCCCCGTGCCGGATGGGTACGATCAACCTTGCCACACTGGTCGAGAAGATCGAACGGGGCGAGGGCAGCCGGAAGGACTTGGATTCACTGCTGCAGCTCTGCGGATTTGTGAAGGGGACGGGGTATTGCACGCTCATTACCGGTGCTGCAGTCTTGGTGCAGAGCAGTCTCCGATTGTTCCAGCATGAGTTTGAAGAGCACATTCGGCAGCAGCGCTGTCCCTATCAGCCTGCGCGGACCGGGGCTGGTGCGAATAGCTGA
- a CDS encoding urate hydroxylase PuuD — MAGVGAGEADWFGLVVRWVHFLAGITWIGLLYFFNLINAGFLKSLDGPTKNIVIPKLMPAALNWFRHGATVTVLAGIVLYGYLYAKGGTGAIALGIGGLLGIIMMGNVHGVIWPNQKKVIAAVAAAAQGTPAPPEMAQWGKTALYASRINFLLSIPMLFFMGAGSHLK; from the coding sequence ATGGCGGGAGTGGGCGCGGGCGAGGCCGACTGGTTCGGACTGGTCGTTCGCTGGGTTCATTTCCTGGCCGGGATTACCTGGATCGGACTGTTGTATTTCTTCAACCTGATCAATGCGGGCTTTCTCAAGAGCTTGGATGGACCGACGAAGAACATCGTCATCCCGAAGCTGATGCCTGCAGCACTGAACTGGTTCCGCCATGGCGCCACGGTCACCGTTCTTGCGGGGATCGTGCTCTATGGCTACCTCTATGCGAAGGGAGGGACCGGGGCCATCGCTCTGGGGATCGGCGGGCTGCTCGGTATCATCATGATGGGAAACGTGCATGGAGTGATCTGGCCGAATCAGAAGAAGGTGATCGCGGCAGTGGCCGCTGCCGCGCAGGGGACGCCGGCTCCGCCGGAGATGGCCCAGTGGGGTAAGACCGCCTTGTATGCCTCGCGGATCAACTTCCTGCTGTCCATTCCGATGCTGTTCTTCATGGGCGCGGGAAGCCACCTGAAGTAG
- the mdh gene encoding malate dehydrogenase encodes MGRPKITVVGAGNVGGTVAQRLAEKDAYEVVLVDIVPGIPQGKALDITQAGPVCGYSTRVVGTNGYDETAGSSIAVITSGIPRKPGMSRDELLATNAKIVRSVVQELVSRSPNIILLLVTNPLDAMVHVARQVSGLSKSRVLGMAGVLDTARLRSFVAEELHVFGTDVQAMVLGGHGDTMVPLVRQTTVAGTPITDRLSQERLAALIKRTQDGGAEIVGLLKTGSAFYAPSAAAVDMVESIMNDQKRVLPCAMLCEGEYGLKGVIVGVPVTLGRAGGESIVEYDLTTEERRALQASADAVRELCAVVDRLLTA; translated from the coding sequence ATGGGACGACCAAAGATTACGGTAGTGGGTGCGGGGAATGTCGGGGGAACGGTCGCGCAGCGGTTGGCCGAGAAGGATGCGTACGAGGTCGTGCTCGTCGACATTGTCCCGGGGATACCCCAGGGAAAGGCGTTGGATATTACCCAGGCCGGCCCGGTATGCGGCTACAGCACCAGAGTTGTCGGGACGAACGGTTACGACGAGACTGCAGGGTCGTCCATCGCCGTGATCACCTCGGGGATCCCTCGCAAGCCAGGAATGAGCCGTGATGAACTGTTGGCGACGAATGCCAAGATCGTCAGGTCGGTTGTGCAGGAATTGGTGTCTCGTTCGCCGAATATTATTCTGCTGCTCGTCACGAATCCGCTGGACGCCATGGTGCATGTGGCACGCCAGGTCAGCGGGCTGTCGAAATCGCGCGTGCTCGGGATGGCAGGGGTGCTGGATACCGCACGACTGCGGTCCTTCGTTGCGGAGGAATTGCATGTCTTCGGGACGGATGTGCAGGCGATGGTGTTAGGCGGGCACGGGGACACGATGGTCCCGCTGGTGCGGCAAACGACGGTGGCCGGCACACCCATCACCGACCGGTTGTCGCAGGAGCGGCTGGCCGCGTTGATCAAGCGGACGCAAGACGGCGGGGCGGAGATTGTGGGATTGCTCAAGACCGGTAGCGCGTTTTATGCGCCGTCCGCCGCGGCGGTGGATATGGTTGAGTCGATCATGAACGATCAGAAACGGGTGCTGCCTTGTGCGATGTTGTGCGAAGGGGAATACGGATTAAAGGGCGTCATTGTCGGTGTGCCCGTGACCTTGGGGCGCGCCGGTGGAGAGTCCATTGTGGAATACGATCTGACGACCGAGGAGCGCCGCGCGTTACAGGCCTCTGCGGATGCCGTGCGAGAGCTCTGTGCGGTGGTCGATCGTTTGCTGACGGCCTAG
- a CDS encoding VWA domain-containing protein, with translation MASGRASQQLLDLLADQLGPDSALAVVTAVAQSSRRPDTVDGVLVLLEELTDEAPKAAKGAIDALAELQRRDLLADVLSWLDLGVALAADSGALALRFFKESPLLLGLLEPAQRQVVLTAGLELADRQANVAVEFMRIAPEVIRVLPPEDWPTWLDLACELAETDFALAVEYIRQIPSIAPVLMPEVVRPWVRFGMKLIVDNSLGKPDYLGSLEFYRTSPSILKDIADSGQRHHVIRLGAQMAERSPEAGIAALAEAPAILRGLPSDEWRAQMLRYGMLVAERDADTALAYLRRCPELIALIGSGDGALEKFQAWFASGMEVLEYSLDGGRAYFAMESEKALGAVSQAMSGVPLRQIARRVNLFAQALCGRDVRIHDLPHALESAQPMVRATVSEDGRSIGLPSIVRRYPTYEDNVRLYLVMAAHEAGHLEFGTFDLPIARLQDLTEALTRRYGRRVSAEARTLGDVFARYPQPGLIRDLWALVEDARVEYLLRAEYPGLSRDLAVIAKDAVTVRGLAHGMTVREMVVDQLLLLSTVEADAVQIPDPVKREVTELWELCQNIFHSHASAEEAVRLADRLYVRMDELLKVRREAIPSSDEAEAPEQSIPAPKSSEDLSDTYRPMDNWDYRGAMDPNLVRDRTDSASDDRAPSGQGDSEGGAGLAGDSGGSSGAGTARSQQTSQEMLVAGRRPPTMVEEMLAVEGEGSQPQDEHAGAVRAVRYHEWDAAIQDYRTNWSRVFERDAVEGASEFVEETLAAQRGPVRLLRRYFESLRPPGFRRVPGQIDGEELDMDALVGRLADLKAGIEPSERIYVRREKREREVAAAFLVDLSGSTSRQVDEGRRIIDIEKQGLVLLCEALTAIGDQFAVYGYSGQGRHQVDFVVIKGFDEPVTGRAGAKLGGILPLQQNRDGAAIRHASSKLLARQAKTRLLVVISDGRPLDDGYKDEYALEDTRMALREARASGIEPVCITIDKQADPYLRRMYGDVRYVVIDRVEGLPEKLPRIYHRLTA, from the coding sequence ATGGCGTCTGGGCGTGCGTCCCAACAACTTCTTGACCTGCTGGCCGACCAATTGGGGCCCGATTCTGCCTTGGCAGTGGTGACCGCCGTCGCCCAGTCGTCTCGCAGGCCCGATACCGTGGACGGCGTGTTGGTGCTGCTGGAAGAGCTTACGGATGAGGCTCCGAAAGCGGCGAAGGGAGCGATTGATGCCCTGGCGGAACTCCAGCGGCGGGACCTGCTCGCCGATGTATTGTCCTGGCTCGATTTGGGTGTGGCCCTTGCTGCGGACTCCGGGGCATTGGCCCTGCGATTCTTCAAGGAGAGTCCGCTCCTCCTGGGTTTGCTCGAACCCGCTCAGCGACAGGTCGTACTGACGGCAGGGCTGGAACTTGCCGATCGACAAGCCAATGTGGCGGTGGAGTTTATGCGGATTGCGCCGGAGGTCATCCGGGTGTTGCCGCCGGAAGACTGGCCCACTTGGCTGGACCTGGCCTGTGAATTAGCGGAGACGGACTTTGCCTTGGCGGTGGAATATATCCGGCAGATTCCCTCGATCGCTCCTGTATTGATGCCGGAGGTGGTGCGGCCTTGGGTGCGGTTCGGAATGAAGTTGATCGTCGACAACAGCCTCGGCAAGCCGGACTACTTGGGGTCGTTGGAGTTTTACCGGACGAGTCCCTCCATCTTGAAGGACATTGCCGACTCGGGGCAGCGCCATCACGTCATTCGTCTTGGGGCACAGATGGCTGAGCGCTCGCCGGAAGCCGGCATTGCGGCGTTGGCTGAGGCGCCTGCAATCCTTCGGGGCTTGCCGAGTGACGAATGGCGGGCGCAGATGTTGCGCTATGGGATGTTGGTCGCCGAGCGTGACGCCGATACAGCCCTGGCCTATCTGCGGCGCTGTCCTGAGTTGATCGCCTTGATTGGCTCCGGTGACGGGGCCCTGGAAAAGTTCCAGGCCTGGTTTGCCTCGGGCATGGAGGTGTTGGAATACAGCCTGGACGGGGGCCGGGCGTATTTTGCGATGGAGTCGGAGAAGGCGTTGGGCGCAGTGTCCCAGGCGATGAGTGGTGTGCCGCTGCGACAGATCGCCCGACGCGTAAATCTGTTTGCTCAGGCGCTCTGCGGCCGGGATGTGCGAATTCACGATCTCCCTCATGCGCTTGAATCGGCCCAGCCGATGGTTCGCGCTACGGTCAGTGAAGACGGTCGGAGTATCGGGCTTCCCTCGATTGTCAGGCGGTATCCGACGTATGAGGACAATGTGCGACTCTATCTGGTGATGGCGGCACACGAAGCCGGCCATCTTGAGTTCGGCACATTCGATTTGCCCATCGCCCGATTGCAGGACCTTACCGAAGCGCTCACGCGACGATATGGTCGCAGGGTTTCAGCGGAAGCCCGCACCTTGGGAGATGTCTTCGCACGGTATCCCCAGCCAGGGCTGATCCGCGATCTCTGGGCCCTTGTCGAGGATGCTAGGGTGGAGTATCTGCTCCGTGCCGAATATCCGGGATTGAGCCGGGATTTGGCCGTGATTGCCAAAGACGCGGTGACTGTTCGAGGTCTGGCGCATGGGATGACGGTCCGAGAGATGGTCGTCGACCAGCTCCTCCTGCTGTCCACTGTCGAGGCAGACGCCGTTCAGATACCTGATCCGGTCAAGCGCGAGGTCACTGAGCTCTGGGAGCTCTGTCAGAACATTTTTCATTCCCACGCGAGTGCCGAGGAGGCGGTGCGACTTGCCGATCGGTTGTATGTGCGGATGGACGAGTTGCTCAAGGTTCGCCGGGAAGCCATCCCGAGTTCTGATGAGGCGGAGGCCCCGGAACAATCGATCCCTGCTCCTAAGTCCTCGGAAGACCTGTCCGATACGTATCGGCCTATGGACAACTGGGACTATCGCGGCGCGATGGATCCTAATCTGGTCCGAGATCGAACTGACTCGGCTTCCGATGATCGTGCACCGTCTGGCCAGGGTGACAGCGAGGGTGGCGCTGGTTTAGCCGGCGACTCCGGTGGGTCGTCGGGTGCGGGCACGGCACGATCACAACAAACGTCGCAGGAGATGTTGGTTGCCGGGCGACGCCCGCCGACCATGGTGGAAGAGATGTTGGCGGTAGAAGGCGAGGGAAGCCAACCGCAAGATGAGCACGCCGGGGCGGTGAGGGCGGTGCGGTACCACGAGTGGGATGCCGCTATTCAGGACTATCGCACGAACTGGTCTCGTGTGTTCGAACGGGACGCGGTCGAGGGAGCCTCCGAGTTTGTGGAAGAGACCTTGGCCGCCCAACGGGGGCCGGTCCGGCTGCTGAGGCGGTATTTTGAGAGTCTGCGTCCCCCAGGGTTCCGGCGCGTTCCCGGCCAAATAGACGGGGAAGAGTTGGACATGGATGCCCTCGTCGGCCGGCTTGCCGATCTGAAGGCAGGGATCGAGCCATCGGAACGGATCTATGTGCGGCGGGAGAAGCGGGAGCGCGAGGTGGCCGCAGCCTTCCTGGTCGACCTGAGCGGGTCCACCAGTCGACAGGTAGACGAAGGACGGCGAATCATCGACATTGAAAAGCAGGGGCTTGTGTTGCTGTGCGAGGCGCTGACTGCAATCGGCGACCAATTCGCCGTCTATGGGTATTCGGGACAGGGGCGGCATCAGGTCGATTTTGTGGTGATCAAAGGCTTCGATGAGCCGGTAACCGGACGAGCGGGCGCCAAACTGGGAGGGATCCTTCCGCTCCAACAAAATCGTGACGGGGCCGCGATCCGGCATGCTTCGAGTAAGTTGCTGGCCCGTCAGGCCAAGACGCGATTACTGGTGGTCATCAGCGACGGGCGCCCCCTGGACGACGGCTATAAAGACGAATACGCGCTGGAGGACACACGCATGGCGTTGCGGGAAGCCCGCGCGAGTGGCATCGAGCCGGTCTGCATCACCATCGACAAGCAGGCGGACCCGTATCTGCGGCGGATGTACGGGGACGTACGGTACGTCGTGATTGATCGTGTCGAGGGGTTGCCGGAGAAGCTGCCGAGGATTTACCATCGGCTGACCGCCTGA
- a CDS encoding ferredoxin:thioredoxin reductase, translating to MAEPSKESLEKMWKYVKGFAEKSGTSMHPNPAVTNAVVLGLAAHIDELGKPLCPCNFYPDKQAEAKLRRWMCACDEMQIYKYCHCLLFVNEEGMPITEYLPEDHEGRQCYGLVPDPTPEKGRALRHKALPMAATDSTPASPSEPSV from the coding sequence ATGGCTGAGCCAAGCAAAGAAAGTCTCGAAAAAATGTGGAAGTATGTCAAAGGCTTCGCCGAAAAGAGCGGCACGAGCATGCATCCGAATCCGGCGGTCACCAATGCCGTCGTCCTAGGGCTGGCCGCGCACATCGACGAATTGGGCAAGCCTCTCTGCCCCTGCAACTTCTATCCGGACAAACAAGCCGAAGCCAAGTTGCGGCGCTGGATGTGTGCCTGCGACGAAATGCAGATCTATAAATACTGCCACTGCCTGCTCTTCGTGAACGAGGAGGGGATGCCCATCACAGAATACCTGCCCGAGGACCACGAAGGACGCCAATGTTATGGCCTTGTTCCCGACCCGACTCCGGAGAAGGGCCGAGCACTCCGACACAAGGCGTTGCCCATGGCAGCCACAGACTCCACTCCCGCCTCTCCCTCGGAGCCCTCGGTCTAG
- a CDS encoding M28 family peptidase gives MEAIDPRALPVTSPSGRLLHEHVSFLASPDLAGRQPGSIGNRQAAQYIEDQFRAVGLQPLPSLGGYRQIISARMGDNIMGAIPPTAHTHHTHWIVIGAHYDHLGYPFLGADDNASSIAILIETARNLPRLSHYGILFVAFNSEESPYFGTADMGSQFLFHHLPPEIGHTDNLHAAIIMDLMGGVHWTPLKNAIFATGAEKSPAFYQHVTRTSVPSLTVFPVGIHLVEEIPDHGHKAFSDYDVFRNHQIPFLFLSAARSPRYHTAGDVASTLHYDRMAATVEWLRQLLAQMGQDEAVYTFDPHRVEFADEVASFRGIAEQAIHEHTLIPGTSRWSLRKLKQDVEWLRAVDGSAPTRQQLDRMERISIRIQCLIADYSGCFTF, from the coding sequence ATGGAGGCGATCGATCCGCGTGCCTTACCGGTGACCAGCCCCTCCGGCCGACTGCTCCATGAACACGTCTCCTTCTTAGCCAGCCCAGACCTTGCCGGTCGCCAACCAGGCAGCATCGGCAACCGCCAGGCTGCACAATACATCGAGGACCAGTTTCGCGCGGTCGGCCTGCAACCACTCCCCTCCCTCGGCGGTTATCGGCAGATCATTTCAGCCCGGATGGGCGACAATATCATGGGCGCCATCCCGCCGACTGCCCACACTCACCACACGCACTGGATTGTGATCGGCGCCCATTATGACCATCTGGGCTATCCCTTCCTTGGGGCCGACGATAACGCCTCCTCCATCGCGATCCTGATTGAAACGGCCAGAAACCTTCCACGCCTCTCGCACTACGGCATCCTGTTCGTGGCCTTCAACAGCGAGGAGTCTCCGTACTTTGGCACCGCCGACATGGGCTCACAGTTTCTCTTTCATCACTTGCCCCCGGAAATCGGCCACACAGACAACCTTCATGCCGCGATCATCATGGACCTGATGGGAGGCGTGCATTGGACGCCGCTCAAGAATGCCATCTTTGCCACTGGAGCGGAGAAAAGCCCGGCATTCTATCAGCACGTCACCCGCACGTCGGTTCCATCCCTCACCGTCTTCCCGGTCGGAATCCACCTCGTCGAAGAAATTCCCGATCACGGACACAAGGCCTTTAGCGACTATGACGTGTTCCGCAACCATCAGATTCCATTCCTCTTTCTGTCCGCCGCGCGCTCACCCCGCTACCACACAGCAGGCGACGTCGCCAGCACGCTCCACTATGATCGAATGGCCGCCACGGTTGAGTGGCTGCGTCAGCTCCTGGCACAGATGGGGCAGGACGAGGCCGTATATACATTCGACCCGCATCGAGTGGAGTTCGCCGATGAAGTCGCCTCATTCCGCGGCATCGCGGAGCAGGCGATTCACGAGCACACACTCATACCGGGAACGTCACGCTGGTCGTTGAGGAAACTGAAGCAGGATGTTGAGTGGCTGCGGGCAGTGGATGGATCCGCGCCCACTCGACAACAGTTGGATCGGATGGAACGGATTTCTATTCGGATCCAGTGCTTGATCGCCGATTATTCGGGGTGCTTTACCTTTTAA
- a CDS encoding YggU family protein, whose translation MPIAEDIIRTTPEGAVIAVHVQPKASQTQCVGLHGHAVKIRVAAPPSDGVANEELCRFLARLCQVPPSAVVILSGAGSRQKRVLVKGRSAEQVRAQLRLE comes from the coding sequence ATTCCCATCGCGGAAGACATCATTCGTACCACTCCCGAGGGCGCCGTTATTGCGGTGCATGTTCAGCCAAAAGCTTCCCAGACGCAGTGTGTCGGGCTACACGGGCACGCGGTGAAGATTCGTGTGGCGGCGCCGCCGTCTGACGGGGTGGCGAACGAAGAGTTGTGCCGGTTTCTTGCCCGGCTGTGCCAGGTTCCGCCGAGTGCGGTCGTCATCCTTAGCGGGGCGGGAAGTCGTCAGAAACGAGTATTGGTGAAGGGCCGTTCCGCGGAACAGGTGCGCGCACAACTTCGACTCGAATGA